From the Actinopolymorpha singaporensis genome, the window ACGTCGCCGGCCAGGGTCACCGGGTCGTAGCCGCGCGGCGTCTTGTCGCTACCGCCGTAACCGCGCAGGTCCATGGCTGCGGCACGGTATCCCAGGTCGGCCAGGGCGGGCAGCTGGTGCCGCCACGCCCACCAGAACTCGGGGAAACCGTGCAGGAAGAGGACGAGCGGTCCGTTGCCGCACTCGGCCAGGTGAAACCGCGCGCCGTTGGCCGCCACCCAGCGGTGGGTCCACGGCCCGTCGATCTCGACAGCTCCCCCTGCGTGGGCGCTCATGCCCCCACTGTCCCATAGCGGACAGCGAGCCGACGCGGAGGTGACCGCTCCGCGCCCTCAGGGCGTGTTGACCTACCGTCCCGACGGGCCGAGCTGCGGCCGCCCGCCGGCGTTCTGGTCGTGGTGGCCGAGCTGCTGGACCATCGTCTTGGTCTCGTCGATGGACCGCTTGGTGCGCTCGGGCGGACCGGCCTTCTTCATGTTGCGCTTGCCGATCAGCGCGAGGATGCCGGCGATGATCAGGTAGACGACCCCGACGACGACGAACGCGATCGCCGGATGCAGGCCTGCGGCGACGAGGCCGTAGCCCGCTGCGATGGACAGCATCAGGAACGCGACGTATCCGAGGAACGCCGCACCGCCGAACATGCCGGCGCCCTTGCCTGCCGCCGTGGCGCTCTCCTTCAGTTCCACCTTGGCAAGCTCGATCTCGCCACGAAGCAGGGTGGACAGGTCGCGACTGGCGTCCGCGACGAGCTGGCCTAGCGACCGCTCGTCGGACGCCGAGGCGCGGGACTGCGATCCGGGCACAGTGTCGTGCTGCGTGGCCATGCGCGCTCCTTGCCTCGTGACGGCTCCTGGCGACGTTCTCGACCAGGTCGCGACCAGACTATGACGATGTCACCTGACGTGCTCGAAGCCGCAGCCGAAGAAGTACCACCGCGATCGCCGCGGCGACCAGCGAGGCGGTGAGTACGGCCGCCTTCACCCGGGCCGCCTCCGCCGGGTCGGAGCCGAACGCGAGATCGGAGACCAGCAGCGAGACGGTGAACCCGATCCCGGACAGCGCGGCCACGGCGAACAGGTCCCGCCACTCCAGGTCGGGGTTGAGGTCGGCCCGGGTGAAGGTCGCCGTCAGCCAGGCTCCGCCGAAGACACCGACCGCCTTTCCGACGACCAGGCCGACCATGACGCCGACCGCGGCGGGGTCGCGCACCATCGCACCGAGCGCCGCCGCGCTCACCGGGACCCCGGCCGCGAACAACGCGAACGCCGGTACGGCCAGGCCGGCCGACAGGGGGCGGATCCGGTGTTCGAGGCGTTCGGCGGGGGAGTGCTCCTCGCCCGGGTCGGGCCGCACCCTGGTCAGCAGGCCGAGCGCGACCCCTGCCACCGTCGCGTGCACTCCGCTCTCGTGCACGAACCACCAGACCGCGATGGCCAGCGGGAGGTAGATCCACGGCGTACGGACCCGGCGACGCTGCAGGTAGGCGTACACGCCGAGCAACGCCACCGCCGCCGCCAGCGCCAGGAGGTCGAGGTGGTCGGTGAAGAACACCGCGATCACCGTGATGGCGCCCAGGTCGTCCACGACCGCCAGCGTGAGCAGGAACGCGCGCAGCGCCGCCGGCAGGGCCGAGCCCGCGACGGCGAGGACGGCCAGCGCGAACGCGATGTCGGTGGCGGTCGGCACCGCCCACCCGCCGAGGGTGGACCGGTCACCGGAGCCGGCAACCACCGCGACGTACAGCAGCGCGGGCACCACCATCCCGGCCAGCGCGGCGACGACAGGAACCAGGGCGAGGGACAGCCGGCGCAGGGAGCCGGTGACGAGTTCACGCTTGAGTTCCAGGCCGGCGACGTAGAAGAAGATCGCCAGCAGCCCGTCGGCGGCCCACTGCTCCACCGACAGCGGGCCGATCGCGAACTCGCGTACGTGCTCGTAACCGGCGTGCCACGGGGAGTTGGCCCAGACGAGCGCGATCACCGCGGCGCCGAGCAGGAGGGCGCCGCCCACGGTCTCCTGGCGCAGGACGTCGCCGAGGAAGGAGCGTTCGGCGCCGGTCTGGTCGGGAAGGACGAGCCGTCGGATGCGTACGGTGGGGCGCGCCATGGTGGTCTCCGTCCGTCGGCTGGGTCGGCGGAGGACCGCGCGTGGGCAGGCTCCGCTGAGGACTGCCGACCAGACTTCCCGGCGCACCGGGTCCCACCCTACGGGACGGCTGGGTTCACCTCGGGTGGCCGCTCCGCCGCTGGCGGCCGGCCTCGTAGAGGACGACAGTGCCCGCGACCGCGGCGTTCAGTGAACTGGCGGCGCCACCGGCCGGTATCCGGGCCACGATGTCGCAGGCCTCGCGCCAGCCCGCGCTCATGCCGCGGGTCTCGTTCCCGACGACCAGCAGAGTGGGGCCGGTCAGGTCGACCTGGTCGACGTCCTCGGTCCCGGCCTCGTCGGTCCCGACCACCTGCATTGGTACGCCGGCCGCGCGTAGGTCGGCGACCCAGGCGAGCACGTCACGGGGTGCGGCGGCCCGCACCGTGGGCAGCGCGAACAGCGAGCCGGTACTCGCCCGCACCGCCTTCGGGTCGTAGACGTCCGCGGCGTGGCCGGTGACCAGCACGCCCCGGGCGCCGAACGCGTCGGCGGAGCGGACCAGCGTGCCGATGTTGCCGGGGTTGGCGGGCCGGTCGAAGACCACCACCAGGCCGTCGGCGCCCACGTCGATCCGGTCCATCCGGTCGGGGGGAATCCTGGCCACGGCGAGAAGTTCGGGCAGGTCGTCGGACTTCTCACCGAGTTCGCGCAGGAGTTCGGGATCCATCGCGACGTGCTGCACGTCCGGTTGCTCGGCGCGAATCCGTTCGGTGATCCGCCGAGCCCATTCCGACGTCGCCGCCGCCTCCACCGACCTGCCGGCCGCCGGGCGCAGCAGCGCGCTCAACGGCCAGCCGTGTTCCACCGCCAGGCTGATCGGTCGTACGCCGTGCACGAGGAACTCACCCTGGTGGTTGCGCTTCGTCCGGTTGTCCAGCAGCGCGTGCCACTGCTGGAACCGCGCGTTGCGGGCGCCGACGTGCAGATCCTGGCCGACCCGGGGCCCGTCCTTGGCTCGCGGTGCTGATGCCGGTCCGGGGCCGGAACTGGTTCGGGACGCGGCTCGGGATCCAGCCCTGGACCCGGGTCCGGATCCCGGGCGGTGGGGGCGGCGCGGAGTGCTCGACACGGGTCCCGATGCTGGCACAGGTGCGCCCCGCGCGGATGCGGCGCCTCGGCCCTGACGGTGTACCGGTATGACCTTCTCACGCCTTATGCACGGCCTGGTTGGTGTCGGTGACGACGGTTAGGATTTCCTCACGTCGCCCGCGAGGCGTTCGGTGTTCGCGAGCGGCCCACAACAGCTGCCGAAACGACGTCGTTGCCCGCGGCGCCGTTGGTGACGTGTGCCTTCCGGCCACGCCCTCCGCTCGACGCAGGACCCCGCCCGTACTCACCGCCAGAGCTTTCCCGCCGGACCCGAAGGACGAGTGCCCATGCCAGACTCCATCCCCACCTCGTTCCGCGTTGTCCGCCGGGGCTACGAGCCGACCCAGGTGGACCAGACGGTCCGCAAGCTCAACGAGACCCTGGACGCCGTACGCCGGGAGAAGGCCTACCTCGCCGGCCGGGTGCAGGACCTCGAGACGAAGGCCGTGCAGGCCCGGGAGCGACGGAGCGAGTCGGCCTACGCCGATCTCGGCGAGCGCATCGGCCGCATCCTCGCGTTGGCCGAAGAGGAGGCCGCCGAGCAGCGTGCAGCGGCGACCACCCACGCCCACGAGCTGCGCCAGGAGGCCGAACAGGCCGCCGGTGAGCTGCGCAAGGAGGCCGAGCGGTACGCCACCGAGCGGCGCGCCGAGGCCGACCGCGGCGCTGCGGAGCTGCTGAGCGAGGCGAAGGACCAGGCCGCGGAGATCGTCGATGCCGCCGAGCGGGACGCCGCCGCCCTCCGGGCCGAGGCGGAGGCGCTGCTAGAGGACCAGCGGGCCAAGTCCGCACAGGCCGCCGTCGACCTCGAACGCGCCCTCGCCCAACGTCGCGAGCACGCCGACCGGGACATCGCCGAGCGGCGGTCGGCCGCCGAGCAGCACCTCGCGGTGGTCCTGGAGCGCGCTGAGCAGACCCACGCCGAGGCCGACCGCCGCCAGGCCGAGGCCGCCGCACAGGCCGAGCGTTCGATCGAGGAGGCGCAGCGCAAGGCGCAGACGATCGTGGCCGAGGCGAAGGCGCGCTCGGAGCGGATCCGCGGCGACGCCGACCGGGAGCTGAAGTCCATCACCCAGCGGCGGGACAGCATCCTCGCCCAGATGGCCAACCTTCGGCAGATGCTCGCCACCCTGTCCGGGGGCGAGGACGCAGGCTTCGCGCTGGCCGCCGTCGGTGTGCCGGGTTCCTCCGCGCCGTCCACCGGCCAGGAGGCGCCGCAGGACGCCGGACAGAACGCAGGCGACGGTGCGGACGAGAAGCCGGGTGAGAAGGCGGAGGAAGCGTCGGCGACCGCGGACGCGCCCGAGCACGGCGACCGAGGGACCAACGGCGACCGCCCGGCGGGAGGGCCCGCGGCTCCGGACGTCCCGCAGCCGGGCAACGCCGGCGACAAGACCCAGCAGCTGGCGCCCGTACGCCCCGACGACCCGACGGTGCAGCAGCCTCGGGTGCAGCTGCGACGCAGGTGACCGGCGCCCCGTCAGATCCAAAAGCAGTTGCGGTGCCCAGTAGGGTCGCCGCGATGGCACACGTTCTCTCCGTCAACGTCGGGGCACCCGAACCCAACCCGCACAAGGACACCGAGTCCACCGGTATCGGCAAGCTGCCGGTCACCGAGCCGGTCGACGTACGCGCACCCGGGCCCAAGCACGGCGGGCAGGGCAGCGGTCTGGTCGGCGACTTCATCGGCGATCGGAAGAACCACGGCGGTGACGACCAGGCGGTGTACGCCTACGCCCGGGAGGATCTCGACCACTGGCAGCGCGTGCTCGGCCGGGAGCTGCGGCCTGGTTCGTTCGGGGAGAACCTCACCACGGTCGACGTGGACGTCAACGGCGCCCGGATCGGCGAGCGGTGGCGGATCGGTTCGACGGTTCTCGAGGTGTCGGTGCCGCGGATCCCGTGCTCGACGTTCGCCGGCTGGCTCGCCGAGCGTGGGTGGATCAAGACGTTCACCCGCGGCGCCCTGCCCGGGGCCTACCTCCGGGTGGTCACGCCCGGACAGGTGCGTACCGGTGACGAGGTGGTCGTCGTCCACCGGCCCGACCACGACGTCACCATCGCGCTGACGTTCCGTGCCCTCACTCTGGAGCCGGAGCTGTTGCCGAAGCTGCTGGCCGCCGACGCGTTGCCCGCCGAGGTGCATGACCGGGTCCGACGCCGGCAGGGCTTCCAGCTCGACGACGACTGACGGTGAACCTCCTGGAGGGGTGTCAGCCGGGCAGCAGGGCGAGGAGTTCGCGCATCTCGTCGTAGGACTCGGCGACGCCGACGTGGTTGCCCAGACGGTGGCGTTCCAGCCGGGCGGCGGCGAGGTGCGAGGCCCGGTAGATCAGCCGGCGCAGCCTCGCCTCGTCGGCGTTCGTCAACGGTCCGTACGCCTCCCAGAACGCGTCCCGCTCGGTGCCCGGCCGCCGGCCCGCGAGCAGGATCGACCAGTCCGCTTCGGGGTCGCCCCATGAGCACCGGTGGCAGTCGAACACACCGCAGACAGTCGGCTCCGGAGCGCCCGGAGTGAGCATCACGTTGACTGTCCACAGGTCGCCGTGCAGCAGGCGGGGCTCGCGGATCCGGTCCAGCACGGTGCGGTGGGCGACGGCAACCTGGGCCAGCCGGCGTACGTCGGTGGCGTCCAGGCCGAGGTCGTCCAGGTCGGCGGCGAGATCGTCCAGGTGAGCGGCCACCGCCTCGCTCCAGGTGTCGAACGCCGGGCCGGAGACCGGGCCGAAGCGTTCTCCACGTACGTCGTGGACGACCCGGGTGATCGCGCCCAGGTTCCGGTAGAACGCCGCCCAGGACGCCCGCGGGTAGGCGGCCAGTCCCTCGGGCGCCGGTACGCCGTGCAGCAGTGACTGGAACACGTAGTCCCGGCCCACGACCTGCTGGCTGAAGTCGGTCGCGAGCAGCCTCGGCATGAGCGCGGCGATCGGGGCGAGGTGGGGGATGCTCGCGACCTCGTTGCGCAGGAATGCGTGATCGGTGCGGGACTGCCGGGCGGGCTCCGGCGCGACCCGCAGAATGACCGAGCGATCCCTGCGCGGGTTCGCGCCCGAGGGCTCGCCGGGGCTCTCATGTGGGTCCTCGCCGGTGTTCACGTCGGTGAGGTCGACGCTGTAGGTGTTGTTGTACGTGCCGTTACCGAGTTCGACCGCCGCGCGGACCTGCACGTGCGTGCCGAAGGCGCGACGGGTCATGGCCACCACCTGCTCGGCGGTGACCGACTGCTGGAACGCTTCCGACGGGCGTTCGATCGGCTGGAAGTCCACGAGTGCCAAGGATCTCCCGGTGACCAGAGTCTGCGCATCGGCCGCTGTCGGTGGCCGGGGTTAACGTACGCCGATGGCAGAGGGAACGCTCATCGCCGAGAGCCTGCGCACCGACTGCGAACTCGACGAACTCGACCTCACCGTGCACAGGATCGTCCGCGTCGACGCCGGAGACCCCACGGCGGGGCAGCCGGCGCTGTGGACGCTGCTGTCGTTCTCGCTGCCCGACGAGCGGGCGCCGAGACTGGCGGCGCAGTTCGTCGGTGCGCTGGACGTCGGCAGCTGGTACGTCGACTTCCGGACGAACGAAGAGACGTTCGTCGTCTACGCCGGGCGGATCTTCCGCCATCCACGCGGCGACCAAGCTGGCGAAGCTGCGGCCAAGGCGTACGGTCTTTCGGTCGGAGTACCCGCGCCACAGCTGGACTGGCCGACCTGAGCGACCGGGCGCTCAGCTGACGTCGAGTACGGCCTTTCCGGCCACCTGGCGGCCGAACAACGCCTCGACCGCCTCGGCCATCTGCTCCCACGAGCCGCGCCAGCCGACCTGGATGTCGAGGCGGCCGCGGGCGGCGAGGCCGACGAGATAGCCGAGGTCGCCGGCGAGGTTGCCGCCCATGGTGAACGCCTCCAGCCTGCGCCGGGTGCCGACCGTGGCGTACGGCGGGAACACCGCCGGCTCACCGGAGGTGGCGCCGATCGACTGCAGCGAGCCGCCCTCGCCCAGCAGGCCGAATGCCTTCACCAGGTGCGGGCCGCCTACGTTGTCCACCACCCCGTGCAGCGGACCCGCCACCGTGTCCACACCGACGACCACCTCGTCGGCGCCGAGCTCGGCCAGGCCGGCGCCGCGTTCGGGCCGGCCGACACTGGCGATCACGTACGCACCGGCCAGCGCCGCGATCTGCACCGCGAACCTGCCCACCCCGCCGGACGCCCCGGTCACCAGGACCCGCTCGCCCCCGACGAACCCGAACCTGCGGATCGCCCGAAGCGCGGTCACGCCGGCAACCGGGAGAGCGCTGGTCGTGCCCAGGTCGATCTCGTCGGGCACCACGGCGAGCTCGGTGGTGTCCACCGCGCGCAGCCCCGCCCAGGCGCCGGCCGGACCGAACGTCACCACCCGGGAGCCCTCCGCCGGACCGCTCCCGTCGGCGGCCGCAGCGACCACGACACCGGCGGCGTCCCAGCCCGGCACCAGGCCCTCGGGCTGGTTGGGCAGGCCGGCCAGCTCGCCGTAGTTCAGGGAGAACGCCCGCACCTCGACCAGTGCCTGGCCGGCGGCCGGTCGGGGGTCGGATGCCTCGGCCAGCCGCAGATGTGCGGGAGCGGAGTGATCGACGACGAGTGCGCGCATGGTGTCCTTCCGGAGTTCGCCGGACGGCTGGAGGGCTGGCGAGAACCAGCCAGAACCAGCCAGGACCAGCCAGTGGTGCGTACCTCGGGTCTACCCCGGCCAGTGATCCGCAGCCTCGACACGCCCGGGACCATCGGTGACGTGGCCCTGAAGGTTTCCGATTCGCAAATCCTTCAGGGCCACGTCGTCACGGCTCGGCTCCGACCCGTGGCCGGTCCGCCGGCTCAGTCGTCGTCAGCGGCGCCGGGCGTGGAGAGGTTGGACCGGATCAGCTCCATCACCGAGGAGTCGGTGAGGGTGGTGACGTCGCCGAGCTCGCGGTTCTCCGCCACGTCGCGCAGCAGCCGGCGCATGATCTTGCCGGAGCGCGTCTTCGGCAGCTCCTCCACCACGAGGATCTGGCGGGGCTTGGCGATCGGCCCGATTTCGGAGGCCACGTGGTTGCGCAGCTCCTTCGCCGCCTCCTCCCCGGACTCGGCCGCGCTGCCGCGCAGGATCACGAACGCCACGACGGCCTGCCCGGTCGTCGGGTCGGTGGCCCCCACCACGGCTGCCTCGGCCACCTTCGGGTGGGACACCAGCGCGGACTCGATCTCGGTGGTGGACAGCCGGTGCCCGGAGACGTTCATGACGTCGTCGACCCGGCCGAGCAACCAGATGTCGCCGTCGTCGTCCTTCTTGGCACCGTCACCGGCGAAGTAGCGACCCTCGAACCGCGACCAGTACGTGTCGATGTAACGCTGGTCGTCGCCCCACAGCGTCCGCAGCATCGCCGGCCACGGCTCGGTGAGCACGAGGTAACCGCCGGCGCCGTTGGGCACCGGGTTGCCGGCGTCGTCGACCACCTCGGCGGAGATCCCGGGCAGCGCAGTCATGGCCGCGCCCGGCTTCCCCTCGGCCACGCCCGGCAGCGGGGTGATCATGATGCCGCCCGTCTCGGTCTGCCACCAGGTGTCCACGACCGGGGTCCGGCCGCCACCGATGTAGGTGCGGTACCACACGTACGCCTCGGGGTTGATCGGCTCGCCGACGCTGCCCAGCACGCGCAGCGAGGACAGGTCGAACTCCGCCGGGATGTCCTCGCCCCACTTCATGAACGTCCGGATCGCGGTGG encodes:
- a CDS encoding MOSC domain-containing protein encodes the protein MAHVLSVNVGAPEPNPHKDTESTGIGKLPVTEPVDVRAPGPKHGGQGSGLVGDFIGDRKNHGGDDQAVYAYAREDLDHWQRVLGRELRPGSFGENLTTVDVDVNGARIGERWRIGSTVLEVSVPRIPCSTFAGWLAERGWIKTFTRGALPGAYLRVVTPGQVRTGDEVVVVHRPDHDVTIALTFRALTLEPELLPKLLAADALPAEVHDRVRRRQGFQLDDD
- the nhaA gene encoding Na+/H+ antiporter NhaA, coding for MARPTVRIRRLVLPDQTGAERSFLGDVLRQETVGGALLLGAAVIALVWANSPWHAGYEHVREFAIGPLSVEQWAADGLLAIFFYVAGLELKRELVTGSLRRLSLALVPVVAALAGMVVPALLYVAVVAGSGDRSTLGGWAVPTATDIAFALAVLAVAGSALPAALRAFLLTLAVVDDLGAITVIAVFFTDHLDLLALAAAVALLGVYAYLQRRRVRTPWIYLPLAIAVWWFVHESGVHATVAGVALGLLTRVRPDPGEEHSPAERLEHRIRPLSAGLAVPAFALFAAGVPVSAAALGAMVRDPAAVGVMVGLVVGKAVGVFGGAWLTATFTRADLNPDLEWRDLFAVAALSGIGFTVSLLVSDLAFGSDPAEAARVKAAVLTASLVAAAIAVVLLRLRLRARQVTSS
- a CDS encoding phosphotransferase family protein, encoding MDFQPIERPSEAFQQSVTAEQVVAMTRRAFGTHVQVRAAVELGNGTYNNTYSVDLTDVNTGEDPHESPGEPSGANPRRDRSVILRVAPEPARQSRTDHAFLRNEVASIPHLAPIAALMPRLLATDFSQQVVGRDYVFQSLLHGVPAPEGLAAYPRASWAAFYRNLGAITRVVHDVRGERFGPVSGPAFDTWSEAVAAHLDDLAADLDDLGLDATDVRRLAQVAVAHRTVLDRIREPRLLHGDLWTVNVMLTPGAPEPTVCGVFDCHRCSWGDPEADWSILLAGRRPGTERDAFWEAYGPLTNADEARLRRLIYRASHLAAARLERHRLGNHVGVAESYDEMRELLALLPG
- a CDS encoding phage holin family protein encodes the protein MATQHDTVPGSQSRASASDERSLGQLVADASRDLSTLLRGEIELAKVELKESATAAGKGAGMFGGAAFLGYVAFLMLSIAAGYGLVAAGLHPAIAFVVVGVVYLIIAGILALIGKRNMKKAGPPERTKRSIDETKTMVQQLGHHDQNAGGRPQLGPSGR
- a CDS encoding DivIVA domain-containing protein, translating into MPDSIPTSFRVVRRGYEPTQVDQTVRKLNETLDAVRREKAYLAGRVQDLETKAVQARERRSESAYADLGERIGRILALAEEEAAEQRAAATTHAHELRQEAEQAAGELRKEAERYATERRAEADRGAAELLSEAKDQAAEIVDAAERDAAALRAEAEALLEDQRAKSAQAAVDLERALAQRREHADRDIAERRSAAEQHLAVVLERAEQTHAEADRRQAEAAAQAERSIEEAQRKAQTIVAEAKARSERIRGDADRELKSITQRRDSILAQMANLRQMLATLSGGEDAGFALAAVGVPGSSAPSTGQEAPQDAGQNAGDGADEKPGEKAEEASATADAPEHGDRGTNGDRPAGGPAAPDVPQPGNAGDKTQQLAPVRPDDPTVQQPRVQLRRR
- a CDS encoding TrmH family RNA methyltransferase: MSSTPRRPHRPGSGPGSRAGSRAASRTSSGPGPASAPRAKDGPRVGQDLHVGARNARFQQWHALLDNRTKRNHQGEFLVHGVRPISLAVEHGWPLSALLRPAAGRSVEAAATSEWARRITERIRAEQPDVQHVAMDPELLRELGEKSDDLPELLAVARIPPDRMDRIDVGADGLVVVFDRPANPGNIGTLVRSADAFGARGVLVTGHAADVYDPKAVRASTGSLFALPTVRAAAPRDVLAWVADLRAAGVPMQVVGTDEAGTEDVDQVDLTGPTLLVVGNETRGMSAGWREACDIVARIPAGGAASSLNAAVAGTVVLYEAGRQRRSGHPR
- a CDS encoding zinc-binding dehydrogenase, which encodes MRALVVDHSAPAHLRLAEASDPRPAAGQALVEVRAFSLNYGELAGLPNQPEGLVPGWDAAGVVVAAAADGSGPAEGSRVVTFGPAGAWAGLRAVDTTELAVVPDEIDLGTTSALPVAGVTALRAIRRFGFVGGERVLVTGASGGVGRFAVQIAALAGAYVIASVGRPERGAGLAELGADEVVVGVDTVAGPLHGVVDNVGGPHLVKAFGLLGEGGSLQSIGATSGEPAVFPPYATVGTRRRLEAFTMGGNLAGDLGYLVGLAARGRLDIQVGWRGSWEQMAEAVEALFGRQVAGKAVLDVS